In Juglans regia cultivar Chandler chromosome 13, Walnut 2.0, whole genome shotgun sequence, the following proteins share a genomic window:
- the LOC108985064 gene encoding bidirectional sugar transporter SWEET3 isoform X2, whose amino-acid sequence MEDRLRLAVGIMGNAASLLLYAAPILTFSRVVRKKSTEEFSCAPYIIALLNCLLYTWYGLPVVSYRWENFPVVSINGLGILLEFSFVVIYFWFASARGKMKVAVTVTPVILVSCTTLIVSSFAFHDHRHRKLFVGSVGLVASVAMYGSPLVVVAPNLVGCPLSILQLMLYCKYRKRGIVEEPNKWDLEKNDEKSKHLQLATNESTY is encoded by the exons ATGGAAGACAGGTTGCGCTTGGCAGTCGGGATCATGG GCAATGCTGCTTCCTTGTTACTCTATGCAGCTCCCAT ATTAACTTTTTCAAGAGTCGTAAGGAAGAAAAGCACAGAGGAGTTTTCTTGTGCTCCTTATATCATTGCACTATTAAACTGTCTCCTTTATACTTGGTATGGATTGCCAGTTGTAAGCTACAGGTGGGAAAACTTTCCTGTTGTTTCCATCAATGGACTAGGGATTCTTCTCGAGTTCTCCTTTGTAGTCATATACTTTTGGTTCGCTTCAGCTAGAGGAAAG ATGAAGGTAGCTGTGACAGTGACACCCGTTATATTAGTCTCCTGCACCACCTTGATTGTCTCATCTTTTGCTTTCCATGATCACCGTCACCGAAAGCTGTTTGTTGGGAGTGTGGGTCTAGTGGCCTCTGTAGCAATGTATGGTTCTCCACTGGTGGTTGTG GCCCCGAATCTGGTTGGTTGTCCTTTAAGTATTCTTCAGCTCATGCTCTACTGCAAGTACCGGAAACGAGGAATTGTGGAAGAACCAAACAAATGGGATTTGGAAAAGAATGATGAGAAATCCAAACATTTGCAGCTTGCAACTAATGAAAGTACGTACTAA
- the LOC108985064 gene encoding bidirectional sugar transporter SWEET3 isoform X1: MEDRLRLAVGIMGNAASLLLYAAPILTFSRVVRKKSTEEFSCAPYIIALLNCLLYTWYGLPVVSYRWENFPVVSINGLGILLEFSFVVIYFWFASARGKMKVAVTVTPVILVSCTTLIVSSFAFHDHRHRKLFVGSVGLVASVAMYGSPLVVVKQVILTKSVEFMPFYLSFFSFLASSLWMAYGLLGHDLFLAAPNLVGCPLSILQLMLYCKYRKRGIVEEPNKWDLEKNDEKSKHLQLATNESTY, translated from the exons ATGGAAGACAGGTTGCGCTTGGCAGTCGGGATCATGG GCAATGCTGCTTCCTTGTTACTCTATGCAGCTCCCAT ATTAACTTTTTCAAGAGTCGTAAGGAAGAAAAGCACAGAGGAGTTTTCTTGTGCTCCTTATATCATTGCACTATTAAACTGTCTCCTTTATACTTGGTATGGATTGCCAGTTGTAAGCTACAGGTGGGAAAACTTTCCTGTTGTTTCCATCAATGGACTAGGGATTCTTCTCGAGTTCTCCTTTGTAGTCATATACTTTTGGTTCGCTTCAGCTAGAGGAAAG ATGAAGGTAGCTGTGACAGTGACACCCGTTATATTAGTCTCCTGCACCACCTTGATTGTCTCATCTTTTGCTTTCCATGATCACCGTCACCGAAAGCTGTTTGTTGGGAGTGTGGGTCTAGTGGCCTCTGTAGCAATGTATGGTTCTCCACTGGTGGTTGTG AAGCAAGTCATACTTACAAAGAGCGTGGAATTCATGCCATTCTACctatcttttttctctttccttgcTAGTTCACTTTGGATGGCTTATGGACTACTGGGCCATGATCTATTTCTTGCG GCCCCGAATCTGGTTGGTTGTCCTTTAAGTATTCTTCAGCTCATGCTCTACTGCAAGTACCGGAAACGAGGAATTGTGGAAGAACCAAACAAATGGGATTTGGAAAAGAATGATGAGAAATCCAAACATTTGCAGCTTGCAACTAATGAAAGTACGTACTAA